In one Deinococcus aerolatus genomic region, the following are encoded:
- the truD gene encoding tRNA pseudouridine(13) synthase TruD yields MSLVFGWAALRAWTEDVGTGGTLRQEPQDFRVEEVAAYPLSGEGDHLYLHVEKTGHTTAHVLRELGAQLGVRDRDIGVAGLKDRHAVTTQWLSVPAKYERRLGDFALDGVRILDTTRHSNKLGMGHLRGNRFVVRVRGAEGGAAEAQATLATLGAHGVPNYFGPQRFGLGGLNAEEGLRVLRGESRLRDPRVRRFLISSVQSAVFNAFLSLRLERGVFASLLAGDMAKKHDTGGVFLVEDAAAESPRAERGEVSATGTLFGKKTKPLTLDAGALEAEALALFDLTPSVFASRRGDRRLTRVFPEEASVTPQDDGYTLAFTLPKGSFATSVLREVMKTDVDSAEPADADSGDDAGGEE; encoded by the coding sequence GTGAGTCTGGTGTTTGGATGGGCGGCCCTGCGGGCATGGACGGAAGACGTGGGCACCGGCGGGACCCTGCGCCAGGAACCACAGGATTTCCGGGTGGAGGAGGTTGCGGCCTACCCGCTGTCGGGTGAGGGCGATCACCTGTACCTGCATGTGGAAAAGACCGGGCATACCACCGCCCACGTGCTGCGGGAACTGGGCGCACAACTTGGGGTGCGTGACCGTGACATTGGCGTGGCGGGCCTCAAAGACCGGCACGCGGTCACGACGCAGTGGCTGAGCGTGCCGGCCAAATACGAGCGGCGGCTGGGCGACTTTGCCCTGGACGGTGTGCGAATTCTGGACACCACCCGCCACAGCAACAAGCTGGGGATGGGTCACCTGCGCGGCAACCGCTTTGTGGTGCGCGTGCGCGGCGCAGAGGGTGGGGCAGCCGAGGCACAGGCCACCCTGGCAACGCTGGGTGCCCACGGCGTGCCCAATTACTTTGGTCCGCAGCGCTTCGGCCTGGGCGGTCTGAACGCCGAGGAAGGCCTGCGCGTGCTGCGCGGCGAGTCGCGTTTGCGTGACCCACGCGTGCGCCGTTTTCTGATCTCCAGCGTGCAGAGCGCGGTGTTCAATGCCTTTCTCAGCCTGCGTCTGGAACGCGGCGTCTTTGCCTCGCTGCTGGCGGGCGATATGGCGAAAAAGCACGACACGGGCGGCGTCTTTCTGGTGGAGGACGCCGCCGCCGAGTCGCCGCGCGCCGAACGTGGTGAGGTCAGCGCCACGGGCACGCTGTTCGGCAAGAAGACCAAGCCGCTGACCCTGGATGCCGGAGCCCTGGAGGCCGAGGCCCTGGCGCTGTTTGACCTGACCCCCAGCGTGTTCGCCTCCCGGCGCGGGGACCGGCGCCTGACCCGTGTGTTCCCGGAAGAGGCCAGCGTGACCCCACAGGACGACGGTTACACACTGGCCTTTACCCTGCCCAAGGGCAGCTTTGCCACCAGCGTGCTGCGCGAGGTGATGAAGACCGACGTCGACAGTGCCGAACCGGCGGACGCGGACAGCGGTGACGACGCCGGGGGAGAGGAATGA
- a CDS encoding GNAT family N-acetyltransferase, whose protein sequence is MTTQTLNIRNYRLGPDAPDTLKPEDRQRVAGFLHTHLDEYGDALEDIQACLAYAQERGGSVTYAEEDGELLGAVVTNRTGMSGFIPENILVYIAVHGKTRGRGLGKQLMETVLANVEGNVALHVEPHNPAKKLYERLGFTNKYLEMRLTRSGGE, encoded by the coding sequence ATGACCACTCAAACCCTGAACATCAGAAATTACAGGCTGGGGCCGGACGCCCCGGACACCCTGAAACCCGAGGACCGGCAGCGCGTGGCCGGGTTCTTGCACACCCATCTGGACGAGTACGGCGACGCCCTGGAAGACATTCAGGCGTGCCTGGCCTACGCGCAGGAGCGCGGCGGCAGCGTGACCTACGCTGAGGAAGACGGAGAGTTGCTGGGCGCGGTGGTCACCAACCGCACCGGTATGAGCGGCTTTATTCCCGAAAATATCCTGGTCTACATCGCCGTTCACGGCAAGACGCGCGGGCGCGGCCTGGGCAAACAGCTGATGGAAACGGTGCTGGCAAATGTGGAGGGCAACGTTGCCCTCCACGTCGAGCCCCATAACCCCGCGAAGAAGCTGTATGAGCGGCTGGGCTTCACCAACAAGTACCTCGAAATGCGGCTGACCCGTTCAGGAGGGGAGTGA
- a CDS encoding DUF3293 domain-containing protein, with protein MREAQRAAFLAALYGTPRERFGLAAGSPGAAPSWAANRWAVVTAWNPGGRLQPRADNLRAGRELLDLIASRPHLPGVNGEGQWAEASVIVPGLHLREAAELGRRFGQAAVLFGVGRRVALVWLEAAGVCVERFWVRLLPD; from the coding sequence ATGAGGGAGGCCCAGCGAGCCGCTTTCCTCGCCGCGCTCTACGGCACGCCGCGCGAACGCTTTGGCCTCGCCGCCGGATCCCCAGGCGCCGCGCCGTCCTGGGCTGCCAACCGGTGGGCCGTCGTCACCGCCTGGAATCCGGGTGGAAGGCTTCAGCCCCGGGCCGACAATCTGCGGGCTGGGCGTGAGTTGCTGGATTTGATCGCCTCGCGTCCACACCTGCCCGGCGTCAACGGCGAGGGGCAATGGGCCGAGGCATCGGTGATTGTCCCCGGCCTCCACTTGAGGGAGGCCGCAGAACTGGGCCGCCGTTTCGGTCAGGCCGCCGTCCTCTTTGGCGTGGGGCGGAGGGTGGCCCTGGTGTGGCTGGAGGCCGCTGGTGTGTGCGTGGAGCGGTTCTGGGTGCGGCTCCTGCCGGATTGA
- a CDS encoding DoxX family protein, translating to MRPLPESALALVRVTVGAVFAWHGFSKVFELGLDRLATEYQAAGVPLPLLFAPLVAVLELVGGPLLVLGLGARGLGGALALMTALVALAPLTAGRLNPEGLDAALLLLAGSLAVALGGSGSPALRDRSSRVLPPARMPGRRRG from the coding sequence ATGCGGCCCCTGCCCGAATCCGCTCTGGCCCTGGTCCGCGTGACGGTGGGCGCGGTGTTCGCGTGGCACGGCTTCAGCAAGGTCTTTGAACTGGGACTGGACCGGCTGGCCACCGAGTATCAGGCGGCGGGCGTGCCGCTGCCGCTGCTGTTTGCGCCGCTGGTGGCCGTGCTGGAACTGGTGGGCGGACCGCTGCTGGTGCTGGGCCTGGGCGCCCGCGGGCTGGGCGGGGCGCTAGCGCTGATGACCGCGCTGGTGGCTCTGGCTCCCCTGACGGCGGGCCGCCTGAACCCCGAGGGCCTGGACGCGGCCCTGCTGCTGCTGGCCGGAAGCCTGGCGGTGGCGCTGGGCGGCAGCGGTTCGCCGGCGCTGCGGGACCGCAGTTCAAGGGTGCTGCCCCCAGCCCGGATGCCCGGCAGAAGAAGAGGCTGA
- a CDS encoding alanine racemase — MAYLTLNRPKLQANFDFLETLFGEHHIDWGITTKLLCGNKLFLNEVIRLGRLELLDSRISNLRAIKELSPEAQTVYIKPPASALIEDLVTWADVSFNTELETIRAISAEAVRQDRQHLIIIMIEMGDLREGVLREDIEAFYAQVFQLPNIKIIGIGTNLNCLNGVMPSEDKLIQLGLYKKIIELKNGVDIPWVSAGTTVTIPLLMAGGLPGAINHFRIGEALFFGQDLVAEGTFAGMHDDVLELHAQVIELAEKPNTPSGTLGKNPFGVTAEAENSGGTSHRAILDVGYLDISPQYLEPVDGRLEVIGGSSDMLVLNVGENEAGLKVGSYVKFRLKYMGALHLMNSAYIDKFVLDESGEQIAELPEAQAVGG; from the coding sequence ATGGCCTACCTGACGCTGAACCGCCCCAAATTGCAGGCCAACTTTGACTTTCTGGAGACCCTGTTCGGCGAGCATCACATCGACTGGGGCATCACCACCAAGCTGCTGTGCGGCAACAAACTGTTCCTGAACGAGGTGATCCGGTTGGGCCGCCTGGAATTGCTGGACTCGCGCATCAGCAACCTGCGGGCCATCAAGGAACTGAGTCCAGAGGCGCAGACGGTGTACATCAAGCCGCCCGCCTCGGCGCTGATCGAGGACCTCGTGACCTGGGCGGACGTGAGTTTCAACACCGAGCTGGAGACCATCCGCGCCATCTCTGCCGAGGCGGTGCGGCAGGACCGGCAGCATCTGATCATCATCATGATCGAGATGGGCGACCTGCGCGAGGGCGTGCTGCGCGAGGACATTGAGGCGTTTTACGCCCAGGTGTTTCAGCTGCCCAACATCAAGATCATCGGCATCGGCACCAACCTGAACTGCCTGAACGGCGTGATGCCCAGCGAGGACAAGCTGATTCAGCTGGGCCTGTACAAGAAGATCATTGAGCTGAAAAATGGCGTGGACATCCCCTGGGTCAGCGCCGGCACCACCGTGACCATTCCGCTGTTGATGGCGGGCGGGCTGCCGGGGGCCATCAACCACTTCCGCATCGGCGAGGCGCTGTTCTTCGGGCAGGATCTGGTGGCAGAAGGCACCTTCGCCGGCATGCACGACGACGTGCTGGAGCTGCACGCGCAGGTGATTGAGCTGGCCGAGAAGCCCAACACGCCCTCCGGCACGCTGGGCAAGAACCCTTTCGGTGTCACTGCCGAAGCCGAGAACAGCGGCGGCACCAGTCACCGCGCGATTCTGGACGTGGGGTACCTGGACATCTCGCCGCAGTACCTGGAACCGGTGGACGGGAGGCTGGAGGTGATCGGCGGCAGCAGCGACATGCTGGTGCTGAACGTGGGCGAGAACGAGGCCGGGCTGAAGGTGGGCAGTTACGTCAAATTCCGCCTGAAATACATGGGTGCGTTGCATCTGATGAACTCGGCGTACATCGACAAATTCGTGCTGGACGAATCGGGCGAGCAGATTGCTGAGCTGCCTGAAGCGCAGGCCGTGGGCGGCTGA
- a CDS encoding DUF721 domain-containing protein, which translates to MGATLGTARIAKGVGRARAILAWPGVVGPDIARITRPRTQQGSVLFVDVRDSAAAHHLSMQRHHFLKAMNALLPDAPLSDIRFSVGSVREPVMPPAPAPLPAPDRARARELVQEVSEDLRPAALRAAEAITRSRRWREEQGWRPCPVCGEASQEQPCRACALTLDDPNVRRAARVLIQQPEYLAALPDTLGDSGANAARHLALRRLDEQLELLALECVRSGQEDGYREFLAQQAGVYLALHLRCARSDLKRPDRAHLPERARNVLNAGR; encoded by the coding sequence ATGGGCGCGACGCTGGGCACAGCGCGCATCGCCAAGGGCGTCGGACGGGCGCGGGCCATTCTGGCGTGGCCAGGGGTGGTGGGGCCGGACATCGCGCGGATCACGCGCCCGCGCACCCAGCAGGGCAGCGTGCTGTTCGTGGACGTGCGCGACAGCGCCGCCGCCCACCACCTGAGCATGCAGCGCCACCATTTTCTCAAGGCCATGAACGCCCTGTTGCCCGACGCGCCGCTGAGTGACATCCGGTTCAGCGTGGGCAGCGTGCGCGAGCCGGTGATGCCCCCCGCGCCGGCCCCGCTGCCCGCCCCGGACCGCGCCCGCGCCCGCGAACTGGTGCAGGAGGTCAGCGAGGACCTGCGCCCAGCCGCCCTGCGCGCCGCCGAGGCGATCACCCGTTCCCGCAGGTGGCGCGAGGAACAGGGCTGGCGCCCCTGCCCGGTGTGCGGCGAGGCCAGCCAGGAACAGCCGTGCCGCGCCTGCGCCCTGACCCTGGATGACCCCAACGTCCGCCGGGCGGCCAGGGTGTTGATTCAGCAGCCCGAGTACCTGGCCGCCCTGCCCGACACCCTGGGGGACAGCGGCGCCAACGCGGCCCGCCACCTGGCGCTGCGGCGGCTGGACGAACAGCTGGAACTGCTGGCCCTGGAATGCGTTCGCAGCGGCCAGGAGGACGGCTACCGCGAATTTTTGGCTCAGCAGGCGGGCGTGTACCTCGCGCTGCATCTGCGCTGTGCCCGCTCGGACCTGAAACGCCCGGACCGCGCCCACCTGCCCGAACGGGCGCGCAACGTCCTGAACGCCGGGCGCTGA
- a CDS encoding protease complex subunit PrcB family protein: MKKSLLPVLLLSAGLFSACTMTGPSNLRVHEALLYGGSQERIVWVYGSLTGGPAGSLKLGGQTVDLRAQVEDVVAVPGTLSVDGKATFRQPTSSIAVPLNVTRLSNGSFEVVTPGGLSAVYYTDGQTWSKLSGLSGTVGASAVSGLQSAGQLTAEEAGVLSRALLGQGPLAVGVLVAVPAADAALAVEPKTSEYRRTALYVLPGVATVAAQLPQLPRPTPPAPQPTGARVNFTEVVSGSQSGVTEPTVTVAATSAAAVSLYGQAYARQTGAPAAPDPGTGTLVGVFLGQRSTGGYGVTVTSATASGDTLTLVAQVRAPGPGSITTQAITSPWTIVRVDGKYQNVRVVDGSGQPLR, encoded by the coding sequence ATGAAGAAATCCCTCCTGCCCGTCCTGCTTCTCAGCGCGGGCCTGTTCAGCGCCTGCACCATGACCGGCCCCAGCAACCTGCGGGTGCACGAGGCGCTGCTGTACGGCGGCTCTCAGGAGCGCATCGTGTGGGTCTACGGCTCCCTGACCGGCGGACCTGCGGGCAGCCTGAAACTGGGCGGGCAGACCGTGGACCTGCGGGCGCAGGTGGAGGACGTGGTGGCGGTGCCCGGCACCCTGAGTGTGGACGGCAAGGCCACCTTCCGCCAGCCCACGTCCAGCATCGCCGTGCCACTGAACGTTACCCGCCTCTCGAACGGCTCTTTCGAGGTGGTCACGCCCGGCGGCCTGAGCGCCGTGTACTACACCGACGGCCAGACCTGGAGCAAACTGAGCGGCCTGAGCGGCACGGTGGGGGCCAGCGCAGTCAGCGGCCTTCAGAGCGCGGGACAGTTGACCGCCGAGGAGGCGGGCGTCCTGAGCCGGGCGCTGCTGGGCCAGGGGCCGCTGGCGGTGGGCGTGCTGGTCGCCGTTCCGGCTGCCGACGCCGCGCTCGCGGTGGAGCCCAAAACCAGCGAGTACCGCCGGACCGCGCTGTACGTGCTGCCCGGCGTCGCCACCGTCGCGGCCCAGTTGCCCCAGCTGCCTAGGCCCACCCCCCCGGCCCCCCAGCCCACAGGAGCGCGCGTGAACTTTACCGAGGTTGTCAGCGGCAGCCAGTCTGGCGTCACCGAACCCACCGTCACAGTGGCCGCCACCTCTGCGGCGGCGGTGTCGCTGTATGGCCAAGCCTACGCGCGCCAGACCGGAGCGCCCGCCGCGCCTGATCCCGGCACCGGCACCCTGGTCGGCGTGTTCCTGGGGCAGCGCTCCACGGGCGGCTACGGCGTGACGGTCACCAGCGCAACGGCGTCCGGCGACACCCTGACCCTGGTGGCCCAGGTACGTGCCCCCGGTCCCGGCAGCATCACCACCCAGGCCATCACCAGCCCGTGGACCATCGTGCGGGTGGACGGCAAGTACCAGAACGTGCGCGTCGTGGACGGGTCAGGTCAGCCGCTGCGCTGA
- a CDS encoding HelD family protein yields the protein MSAPASPRSAVHDTHPDFPHETAHLKGTVDAMLRQIDFWEDRDRQMGADLETSIILADEAGEHAAMLSPHVHHPYFGSLKVRVGGREQTLYIGKHGFRDVKGPHSVVGWDSEVGSLFYSDALGWTPRRGGQGTIKRRRQLDIAAKTLHRVTDLYDDEAGGDTGGREEVLLRRLEEGSTAGMRDVVETLQPEQNAAMRHPAGTPVIIQGAAGSGKTTIGFHRLAWMTNAERGPHQAQAGACMVLMPNRVLATYAARILPELGIGPVNVTTPESWAVGLLGLEKLEVTDRTLTLLLTDHDNTRRALAWRRAKLLGDARMLDVVRTHLWNRFNAALRGQSLREEVALNRREPQVFALTDTDLHAILRDVFAADPLSGYRAGFRRAVEALALSHLNVPDDEEAGVLRQLSAPITALLGRVFASTTPVTEARRLLGSPEALAASGLLTEREIALLGTDPLSGIPTPRRAHADATELPLMLAVQAFTGGIGRQDGRTLEPFDHVVLDEAQDYSPLLYALLGRATRPGHLTALGDLNQGMHGYKGPSSWEAVQAVLPGAEVLTLGRTYRSTRQITELGARIAATYNRAAQVQGVDRDGAEVQRYVAPADAPHGELPLIARAVKDAQAAGHVNIAIVTRRAVDADRLAETLRDFDTDAQPITTQEHRFRGGLVVLPVSLAKGLEFSAAIVSSANVQTYDESTEYERRLLYVSASRALHWLALVSAGELHPLIA from the coding sequence ATGTCTGCTCCTGCTTCCCCGCGCTCTGCCGTCCACGACACCCACCCCGACTTCCCACATGAAACCGCGCACCTGAAGGGCACGGTGGACGCCATGCTGCGTCAGATCGACTTCTGGGAGGACCGGGACCGCCAGATGGGCGCGGACCTGGAAACCAGCATCATCCTGGCTGACGAGGCCGGGGAACACGCCGCGATGCTCTCGCCGCATGTGCACCATCCGTACTTCGGCAGCCTGAAGGTGCGGGTGGGCGGGCGCGAGCAGACGCTGTACATCGGCAAGCACGGCTTCCGCGACGTGAAGGGGCCGCACAGCGTGGTGGGCTGGGACAGCGAGGTGGGCAGCCTGTTCTACTCCGACGCGCTGGGCTGGACGCCGCGCCGGGGCGGGCAGGGCACGATCAAGCGGCGGCGACAGCTGGACATCGCCGCCAAGACGCTGCACCGCGTCACTGATCTGTACGACGACGAGGCTGGCGGCGACACCGGGGGCCGCGAGGAGGTGCTGCTGCGCCGCCTGGAAGAAGGCAGCACCGCTGGAATGCGCGACGTGGTGGAAACGCTGCAGCCCGAGCAGAACGCGGCCATGCGCCACCCTGCCGGAACTCCTGTGATCATTCAGGGCGCGGCAGGTTCGGGCAAGACCACCATCGGCTTTCACCGGCTGGCCTGGATGACCAACGCCGAGCGCGGGCCGCATCAGGCGCAGGCGGGGGCGTGCATGGTGTTGATGCCCAACCGGGTGTTGGCCACCTACGCCGCCCGGATTCTGCCAGAGCTGGGCATCGGGCCGGTCAACGTGACCACGCCGGAAAGCTGGGCGGTTGGGCTGCTGGGGCTGGAAAAGCTGGAGGTCACGGACCGCACCCTGACCCTGCTGCTCACCGACCACGACAACACCCGCCGGGCGCTGGCGTGGCGGCGCGCCAAGCTGCTGGGCGACGCCCGCATGCTGGACGTGGTCCGCACCCACCTGTGGAACCGCTTTAATGCCGCCCTGCGCGGGCAGTCGTTGCGCGAGGAGGTGGCCCTGAACCGCCGCGAGCCGCAGGTGTTTGCCCTGACCGACACCGATCTGCACGCCATCCTGCGCGACGTGTTCGCCGCCGATCCCCTGAGCGGCTACCGCGCGGGTTTCCGCCGAGCCGTGGAAGCCCTGGCCCTGTCACACCTGAACGTGCCTGACGACGAGGAAGCGGGGGTGCTGCGCCAGCTTTCCGCGCCCATCACGGCCCTGCTGGGCCGCGTTTTCGCCAGTACCACGCCCGTCACCGAGGCCCGCCGCCTGCTGGGCAGCCCCGAGGCGCTGGCCGCCAGTGGCCTGCTGACCGAGCGCGAGATCGCCCTGCTGGGCACCGATCCGCTGAGCGGCATTCCCACCCCGCGCCGCGCCCACGCCGACGCCACCGAACTGCCGCTGATGCTGGCCGTGCAGGCGTTTACCGGGGGCATCGGGCGGCAGGACGGGCGCACCCTCGAACCGTTTGACCATGTGGTGCTGGACGAGGCGCAGGACTACTCGCCGCTGCTGTACGCGCTGCTGGGCCGCGCCACCCGCCCCGGCCACCTGACCGCGCTGGGTGACCTGAATCAGGGCATGCACGGCTACAAGGGACCCAGCAGCTGGGAGGCGGTGCAGGCCGTGCTGCCCGGCGCGGAGGTGCTGACGCTGGGCCGCACCTACCGCAGCACCCGCCAGATCACCGAACTGGGAGCCCGGATTGCCGCCACCTACAACCGTGCCGCCCAGGTTCAGGGCGTGGACCGCGATGGGGCCGAGGTGCAGCGCTACGTGGCCCCCGCCGATGCCCCGCACGGCGAGCTGCCGCTGATTGCCCGGGCGGTCAAGGACGCGCAGGCTGCCGGGCATGTCAACATCGCCATCGTGACCCGCCGCGCCGTGGACGCGGACCGGCTGGCCGAGACCCTGCGTGACTTCGACACCGACGCCCAGCCGATCACCACGCAGGAACACCGCTTCCGGGGCGGGCTGGTGGTGCTGCCGGTCAGTCTTGCCAAGGGGCTGGAGTTCAGCGCGGCCATCGTGAGCAGCGCCAATGTCCAGACCTACGATGAAAGCACCGAGTACGAGCGTCGGCTGCTGTACGTCAGCGCCAGCCGCGCCCTGCACTGGCTGGCGCTGGTCAGCGCGGGCGAACTGCACCCGTTGATTGCTTGA
- a CDS encoding MogA/MoaB family molybdenum cofactor biosynthesis protein translates to MTDPSRPPEQTDGAGPGVPPQAASQQHRAAAPRRVRVAVLTISDTRTPETDTSGQYLLTELKAAGHEVIHYRVVRDDAVAIRTTLVQFLREATVVLTSGGTGLTGRDVTVPVVESLITKPIPGFGELFRMLSYREVGGAAMLSRALGGLCRGSAIFAMPGSLNAVKTAWEGILGAEIGHLAFEIERHGQPGVVLSGPAAPALSPAVSPTPPAQARPPVAVPPADVAEAPEAAPRQSGGPSNPASRLGRHKKEEPRL, encoded by the coding sequence ATGACGGACCCCTCCCGCCCTCCCGAACAGACCGACGGCGCTGGCCCCGGCGTCCCACCACAGGCCGCCTCCCAGCAACACCGCGCCGCCGCGCCGCGCCGCGTGCGGGTGGCGGTGCTGACCATCAGTGACACCCGCACGCCCGAGACCGATACCAGCGGCCAGTACCTGCTGACCGAACTGAAGGCGGCGGGCCACGAGGTGATTCATTACCGGGTGGTCAGGGACGACGCTGTCGCGATCCGTACCACGCTGGTGCAGTTCCTGCGCGAGGCGACGGTGGTGCTGACCTCCGGCGGTACAGGCCTGACCGGGCGCGACGTGACCGTGCCGGTGGTGGAGTCCCTGATCACCAAGCCCATCCCCGGCTTTGGCGAGCTGTTCCGCATGCTCAGTTACCGCGAGGTGGGCGGCGCGGCCATGCTGTCGCGGGCGCTGGGCGGGCTGTGCCGGGGTTCGGCGATCTTTGCCATGCCCGGCAGCCTGAATGCGGTCAAGACTGCCTGGGAAGGCATTCTGGGGGCCGAGATCGGCCACCTCGCCTTCGAGATCGAGCGCCACGGGCAGCCGGGCGTGGTGCTGTCCGGGCCTGCCGCGCCGGCCCTGTCGCCCGCCGTGTCGCCGACACCTCCGGCCCAGGCCAGACCGCCGGTGGCCGTGCCTCCCGCAGATGTGGCTGAGGCGCCGGAAGCTGCCCCGCGGCAGTCCGGCGGCCCGAGCAATCCTGCATCCCGCCTGGGCCGGCACAAGAAGGAAGAACCGCGTCTGTAG
- the recF gene encoding DNA replication/repair protein RecF (All proteins in this family for which functions are known are DNA-binding proteins that assist the filamentation of RecA onto DNA for the initiation of recombination or recombinational repair.), with the protein MGPVRLESLSTLNYRNLAPCTLRFGAGVTGVFGENGAGKTNLLEAIYLALTGQTDVGRLEQLVQSGESEAYVRADLESGGSLSVQEVGLGRGRRQLKVDGVRVRAGDLPRGSAVWIRPEDSELVFGSPSLRRAYLDSLLSRLSARYGQQLGRYERTVSQRNAALKGGEEWAMAVWDDALVKLGTEIVTFRRRALTRLGELATDANAALGSRKTLELRLLETTTPETYAHDLNSKRAEELARGSTVSGPHRDDLVLTLGGFPASEYASRGEGRTVALALRRAELELLAERFGEQPILLIDDFSAELDPGRRTFLLELAAGVPQAIVTGTERPPGAAAQFWAQSGRFTPVDAPPLAAALSTLTPEDDFAGPPLEVRS; encoded by the coding sequence ATGGGCCCTGTGCGCCTGGAGTCCCTCTCAACTTTGAACTACCGCAACCTCGCGCCGTGCACGCTGCGCTTCGGGGCCGGGGTGACCGGCGTGTTCGGCGAGAACGGGGCGGGCAAGACCAACCTGCTGGAGGCCATCTATCTGGCGCTGACCGGGCAGACCGACGTGGGCCGGCTGGAACAGCTGGTGCAGTCCGGTGAGAGCGAGGCCTATGTGCGTGCCGATCTGGAGTCCGGCGGCAGCCTGAGCGTGCAGGAGGTGGGGCTGGGCCGCGGGCGGCGGCAGCTCAAGGTTGATGGCGTGCGGGTGCGCGCCGGTGACCTGCCACGGGGCAGCGCGGTGTGGATTCGCCCGGAGGACTCGGAACTGGTCTTCGGCTCGCCGTCGCTGCGCCGGGCCTACCTGGACTCGCTGCTCTCGCGCCTGAGCGCCCGCTACGGCCAGCAGCTGGGCCGCTACGAACGCACCGTCTCGCAGCGCAATGCGGCCCTCAAGGGCGGCGAGGAATGGGCCATGGCGGTGTGGGACGACGCCCTGGTCAAACTGGGCACCGAGATCGTCACCTTCCGCCGCCGCGCCCTGACCCGCCTGGGCGAGCTGGCCACCGATGCCAACGCCGCGCTGGGCAGCCGAAAGACGCTGGAACTCAGATTGCTGGAAACAACGACGCCTGAAACCTATGCCCATGATCTGAACTCCAAGCGGGCCGAGGAACTGGCGCGAGGCTCCACCGTCTCGGGACCGCACCGCGACGATCTGGTGCTGACCCTGGGCGGCTTCCCGGCCAGCGAGTACGCCAGCCGGGGCGAGGGCCGCACGGTGGCGCTGGCGCTGCGCCGCGCCGAACTGGAACTGCTGGCCGAACGCTTCGGTGAGCAGCCCATCCTGCTGATCGACGATTTCAGCGCCGAGTTGGACCCCGGACGCCGCACCTTCCTGCTGGAACTGGCGGCGGGGGTGCCGCAGGCCATCGTGACCGGCACCGAGCGCCCGCCCGGCGCGGCGGCGCAGTTCTGGGCGCAGTCGGGGCGGTTCACGCCGGTGGACGCGCCCCCCCTGGCCGCTGCTCTGAGCACCCTGACGCCCGAAGACGACTTCGCCGGCCCCCCGCTGGAGGTCCGCTCGTGA